The following nucleotide sequence is from Mesobacillus jeotgali.
AATTAGAAAGTGTCGGATTTGTCGTAGATGATCTGGATAAAACACTAGACATTTGGATTAAATTGTTTGGCCTTAAACAAGGAGAAGAGTATATCGATACGGAACTCAATGCCCGTTGCAGAAGTTTAAAATTGAACAGAACTAATTTATTATTTTTTACACCAATTGGAGATGGACCGGCTGCTAAAGTATTAAAAGAAAAAGGGGAGACTCCTTTTTTAGTGAACCTGATTGACACTAATCAAAGTCACTTCTTTGAAATGCTGGATGGTTATTGGAGTTTCCGGTAATTAATTTGAATAATTATATTGTAAATCACAGATTAAGATTGAATAAGATCCTTACTTAGTTCGCTCAGAATACTGGGCGGTTTTTTTGTGTCTAGATAATATCTTTACTGGGTGTACAGGTCACTCACTAAAGGGGAACCACAAAAAAAATATATTTCGAATAACGAAGTTTTTTCTGAAATTAAAAAGGAGATTGTCTCACTTTGTCGAAATAGTTTCTTTACACGAAATTTTTTTACATAGGAGGATTTTTTCATGCAGTTTAACGATTATCCATATACTAGACCAAACATTGAAGAGGTGGAGGGGAACTTTAATCAATTACTCGAGAGGTTCCAATCTGCTGAGTCTTTTGAGGTTCAGGACGGAGTAATGAAAGAAATCAATGAGTTGCGCTCTGAGTTTGAAAGCATGAGACAGATTGTTCAAATTCGCCAGACGATTGATACAACGGATGAGTTTTATAAGAAAGAAAAGGATTTTTTCAATGAAGTGGGACCAGCCTACAAGGGTCTAATCACGAAATATTACGTGGCACTTACAGGTTCTAAATTCCGCTCTCAGTTAGAAGAAAAGTGGGGAAAACAATTATTCTTATTAGCTGACAGTCAATTAAAGACGTTCTCTCCTGATGTGTTGAAAGACATGCAGGAAGAAAACAAACTAGTTAGTGAGTATGTTGATTTACTTGCTTCGGCTAAAATTCCGTTTGATGGAGAAGTAAAAAATCTTGCTCAGTTAGTTCCTTATCACCAATCACCTGATCGGACGATTAGAAAGGAATCGAATGAAGCGAAGTACAACTTTTTCGTTGAGCATGCCGATCAATTAGATGATTTATACGACAAGCTTGTAAAAGTACGAACTAGTATTGCTAAGAAGCTAGGATTCTCTTCTTTTACAGAGTTAGCCTATGCTCGACTTTCCCGTACTGATTATGATGCTGAAATGGTCGCAAAGTTCCGTGACCAGGTGAAAGAGTATATCGTTCCTTTAGCTACGAAACTAAAACAAAGACAGCAGGAACGAATTGGTGTCGATACATTTAAATATTACGATGACAGCTTCAGCTTTAAGACAGGAAATCCAGATCCAAAGGGAGATGCGGAGTGGATTGTTGATCAAGCGAAGAAGATGTACGAGGAAATGTCCCCTGAAACGAATGAGTTTTACACTTATATGGTAGAAAACAACCTAATGGACCTACTAAGTAAAGCAGGTAAGGCTGGCGGTGGATACTGCACTTATATTAGCAAACATAAGTCACCATACATTTTTGCAAACTTCAATGGAACAAAAGGCGATGTTCGTGTATTAAAGCATGAAGTAGGACATGCGTTCCAAGTATTTGAAAGTCGTGTTTTTGAAGTGCCTGAGTACGGGTTCCCTACACTGGAAGCGTGTGAAATCCACTCGATGAGTATGGAATTCTTTGCTTGGCCTTGGATGGATCTTTTCTTCGAGGAAGATACGGATAAGTACAAGTTCTCTCATTTAAGTGAAGCGGTCCTATTCATTCCTTATGGTGTAGCAGTCGACGAATTCCAACATTTCGTGTATGCCAACCCGGAAGCAACCCCAGCTGAGCGCAAGCAAGCATGGAGAGAAGTCGAGAAGAAGTACCTGCCACATCGCGATTATGAAGGAAATGACTTCTTGGAAAACGGTGGTTTCTGGCAGCAGCAGGGACATATTTACAAGGTTCCATTCTATTATATTGATTACACATTAGCTCAAATTTGTGCTTTGCAATTCTGGAAACGTACGCAGGAAAATACAGAGGATTCCTGGAAAGATTATCTGCACCTTTGTAAGCAAGGTGGAAGCCAGTCATTCACAGAGCTTGTCAAAGAAGCGAACTTAATTTCTCCATTAGAAGATGGTTGTGTGAAATCTGTTATTAATGAGATTGAGGCTTATTTGAATACAGTTGATGATAAGGCACTTTAATGCAGAAGCCAGCAAAATTCAAGACCGTCTGTGACCTGCCTGCCAGATCAGTTGGGTCGATTCCTACGCAGCCCCGCCCAAATAAATCTTATTGCCGCACAGTTAGTTGTCAATCTGTGCGGTTTTTTGCGTGAAAAATAGCTGATTCAAAGTGAAGTGTCTTTTTCTAATTAGAAGCATAAGGTCCCTGGCTTCTGAGATACAGGGGCTGGAGATTACGGCCAATTTTGCATCACCTTATTAATTATAGGAACCTTATATACATGAAGGGAAAAATAACAGCAACTTGATATAATAATAGAAAAGAAATTAGGGGTGTGTTAATGAGGGAATTGTCGTTTTTTATGCTCATTGTTCTGGCCGTTTTGGTAAGTGGTTGTTCGGTGGGCCTGGATCAAGAAGATATCATGCGGTATGTTCAGAGAAACCACGGGATAAAGGTGGAGGTGCCGAGGGAACCAAAATTTGGGGCTAAGAGTCCGTATGGTTCAACTACTGTAATAAGTAAAGATGACCCCACTCTTCAGTTTGAAGTGTTTTTTCAATCTGGTATAGGTCCGTTTTTTAGTAGTATTTCGGGCGATAGCTTTAAAGAAAAATCAGCATTCAATAAGTTGAATAAGGATTACCAAAACTCGCCGTTGTACGGTGATTTTAAGGACGTCGGTTTTCAGCACTCCAACCTCGTTGATAGTACGATTTATACTCATGATTATGATGAAAATGAAAAGAAGGCAACGCTTTATCTTTTTAAAGAGGAAGGTTTTGCATTGAAAGATTCAGACTATCAGATGCTTTATGAGGCAATGCCCTATATTCTAAGAATTCAAGAATTGCTATCGGCAGCTAATTATAGTTTTGAAAAGATCGTTGTAAATGGCGAGGAGTACTCTGAGTTCAAGAATATGTATGAATACGATAATTCTTCCGCACGGAAGTTTGAAATAGAGGTTCCTATTCGAAACGGTTTAGCTGATATCCATTCTCTATCAGACATGAAAAACCTCATTCATAATGACCATTATTATGGTTCACTGAATACGGATATGCTTGTTAAGAAGCATTTCTTTAAGAGGGACTATCCGGTGTTCGAGGATACGCTAGCTGAAATTGAGTCTTTAGGATTCATTAGGGATGAGAATTCATATGACCCTCATTTCTTGTCTTGTGATAATTATCTTCAAAATGAAGAAATAGAAAAAAT
It contains:
- a CDS encoding M3 family oligoendopeptidase, with product MQFNDYPYTRPNIEEVEGNFNQLLERFQSAESFEVQDGVMKEINELRSEFESMRQIVQIRQTIDTTDEFYKKEKDFFNEVGPAYKGLITKYYVALTGSKFRSQLEEKWGKQLFLLADSQLKTFSPDVLKDMQEENKLVSEYVDLLASAKIPFDGEVKNLAQLVPYHQSPDRTIRKESNEAKYNFFVEHADQLDDLYDKLVKVRTSIAKKLGFSSFTELAYARLSRTDYDAEMVAKFRDQVKEYIVPLATKLKQRQQERIGVDTFKYYDDSFSFKTGNPDPKGDAEWIVDQAKKMYEEMSPETNEFYTYMVENNLMDLLSKAGKAGGGYCTYISKHKSPYIFANFNGTKGDVRVLKHEVGHAFQVFESRVFEVPEYGFPTLEACEIHSMSMEFFAWPWMDLFFEEDTDKYKFSHLSEAVLFIPYGVAVDEFQHFVYANPEATPAERKQAWREVEKKYLPHRDYEGNDFLENGGFWQQQGHIYKVPFYYIDYTLAQICALQFWKRTQENTEDSWKDYLHLCKQGGSQSFTELVKEANLISPLEDGCVKSVINEIEAYLNTVDDKAL